A region of Arabidopsis thaliana chromosome 5, partial sequence DNA encodes the following proteins:
- a CDS encoding Cysteine/Histidine-rich C1 domain family protein (Cysteine/Histidine-rich C1 domain family protein; FUNCTIONS IN: zinc ion binding; INVOLVED IN: biological_process unknown; LOCATED IN: cellular_component unknown; EXPRESSED IN: sperm cell, hypocotyl; CONTAINS InterPro DOMAIN/s: DC1 (InterPro:IPR004146), Zinc finger, PHD-type (InterPro:IPR001965), C1-like (InterPro:IPR011424); BEST Arabidopsis thaliana protein match is: Cysteine/Histidine-rich C1 domain family protein (TAIR:AT3G27473.1); Has 1807 Blast hits to 1807 proteins in 277 species: Archae - 0; Bacteria - 0; Metazoa - 736; Fungi - 347; Plants - 385; Viruses - 0; Other Eukaryotes - 339 (source: NCBI BLink).), whose amino-acid sequence MSLYFEGHEHHVSIIKHRDGLECDACDRSFGDVISCGECKFTVHRKCVFMFDIQEIFDHPSHDGHCLKLLTTGAPDDTDQKCHLCGKKTKRLLYHCSDCKLNVDIDCIIDYICARSPLKLPWHDHPLIKVDLGANMPCDFCNESGIDYCCPRCRFMIHERCASVFDSPEITHPSHVRHPLKLRSNGAPDYTNLNCHICGDATGNLLYHCDICKFNLNMRCAIREPTPVALSNMKVHEHTLTLMPRLISFVCDACGMKGDRAPYVCVQCDFMIFHQECAKLPRVIHVNHHDHRVSYKYPLGPGEWRCGVCWEEIDWSYGAYSCSLCPNYAMHSLCATRKDVWDGRELDGVLEEIEDIEPFKRNDDNTITHFTHEHNLSKDGITLKKSILCVACVCPIGTDTFYNCSESSCSFVLHETCANISKKKRHFLSPVPLVLCLQNQRNTETCNACQQVFCKGFIYSSFPKTVYREKFYDLQCSSITVPFFHGSHDHHLLFLKLGRGNVKTCECCGIVQKEYAIGCTKCNYFLDFRCATLPLTVRLPRYDDHPLTLCYGDEKASGKCWCDICERETNPKSWFYTCKDCGVTFHIFCVVWDIRFSKQGETIRDGVELLPNNTSSRPLCKNCQCRCLGPFFVKDYDNICYCSYYCYARLHSLRYIWSKFRCPPWISEPST is encoded by the coding sequence ATGAGTTTGTACTTTGAAGGACACGAGCATCACGTATCAATCATTAAACATCGTGATGGTTTGGAATGCGATGCTTGCGATCGGTCGTTTGGGGATGTCATCTCATGCGGTGAATGCAAGTTTACTGTTCACAGGAAATGTGTATTTATGTTCGACATACAAGAGATATTCGACCACCCTTCTCATGATGGACATTGTCTCAAGCTTCTCACGACAGGAGCTCCTGATGACACCGACCAAAAATGTCATCTCTGCGGTAAAAAGACCAAGCGCCTTCTTTATCATTGCTCTGATTGTAAACTCAATGTGGATATTGATTGCATAATTGATTACATATGTGCTCGATCCCCTCTGAAATTGCCATGGCACGACCACCCTCTAATCAAGGTTGATCTCGGAGCTAATATGCCTTGCGACTTTTGTAATGAAAGTGGCATAGACTATTGTTGCCCTCGTTGCAGGTTCATGATTCATGAGAGATGTGCCTCTGTATTTGACTCACCAGAGATTACTCACCCTTCTCATGTCAGACACCCTCTTAAGCTTCGCAGCAATGGAGCTCCAGATTACACAAACTTAAATTGTCATATATGTGGAGATGCCACTGGGAACTTACTATATCATTGTGATATTTGTAAGTTCAACTTGAATATGCGTTGTGCGATTCGAGAACCCACACCAGTTGCTCTTTCAAATATGAAGGTCCATGAGCATACACTCACACTCATGCCAAGATTGATCTCCTTTGTTTGTGATGCTTGTGGGATGAAAGGCGACCGTGCTCCCTATGTATGTGTTCAATGCGATTTCATGATCTTCCATCAAGAGTGTGCTAAATTACCTCGTGTCATTCATGTCAACCACCATGACCACCGCGTTTCGTACAAGTATCCTCTTGGTCCCGGAGAATGGAGATGTGGAGTTTGTTGGGAAGAAATTGATTGGTCATATGGGGCTTATTCATGCTCTCTTTGTCCTAATTATGCTATGCATTCACTGTGTGCAACAAGGAAAGATGTATGGGATGGAAGAGAGCTTGATGGAGTacttgaagaaattgaagatatTGAGCCATTTAAGAGGAATGATGATAACACCATCACTCATTTCACTCATGAACATAACTTGAGCAAAGATGGTATTACTTTGAAGAAGAGCATCTTGTGTGTAGCATGTGTTTGTCCCATCGGTACCGACACATTCTACAACTGTTCAGAATCATCTTGCAGTTTCGTTCTCCACGAAACGTGTGCTaatatttcaaagaagaaaCGACATTTTCTGAGCCCAGTACCTCTCGTTCTTTGCCTCCAAAACCAACGCAACACAGAAACTTGCAATGCTTGTCAACAAGTTTTTTGCAAAGGATTTATCTACTCTTCATTTCCAAAAACTGTATATCGGGAAAAGTTCTATGACTTACAATGCAGTTCGATTACTGTTCCTTTTTTCCATGGAAGTCATGATCATCATTTACTCTTCCTTAAACTTGGACGCGGTAATGTGAAGACTTGCGAGTGTTGCGGCATCGTCCAAAAAGAGTATGCTATAGGTTGTACCAAATGCAATTACTTTTTGGATTTTCGTTGTGCCACTCTACCATTAACGGTAAGGCTTCCAAGGTATGATGATCATCCACTCACTCTTTGTTATGGTGATGAAAAAGCAAGCGGAAAATGTTGGTGTGATATTTgcgaaagagaaacaaatccaaagaGTTGGTTCTACACTTGTAAAGATTGCGGGGTtacttttcatatattttgtgtaGTTTGGGATATCAGATTCTCCAAACAAGGAGAAACAATCAGAGACGGTGTTGAATTGCTGCCAAACAATACATCTTCACGGCCACTTTGCAAGAATTGTCAATGCCGTTGCCTAGGTCCCTTCTTTGTTAAGGATTATGACAACATATGCTATTGTTCTTACTACTGTTATGCACGGCTTCATTCTCTGAGGTACATTTGGAGTAAATTCAGATGCCCTCCATGGATATCAGAACCCAGTACTTGA
- a CDS encoding Thioredoxin superfamily protein (Thioredoxin superfamily protein; CONTAINS InterPro DOMAIN/s: Thioredoxin fold (InterPro:IPR012335), Thioredoxin-like fold (InterPro:IPR012336), Protein of unknown function DUF953, thioredoxin-like (InterPro:IPR010357); Has 35333 Blast hits to 34131 proteins in 2444 species: Archae - 798; Bacteria - 22429; Metazoa - 974; Fungi - 991; Plants - 531; Viruses - 0; Other Eukaryotes - 9610 (source: NCBI BLink).), producing MTLKKVDANPSTLESSLQELKSDETSRSKINFILFLADNDPTTGQSWCPDCVRAEPVIYKTLEEFPEEVKLIRAYAGDRPTWRTPAHPWRVDSRFKLTGVPTLVRWDGDSVKGRLEDHQAHLPHLILPLLAPST from the exons atgacgTTGAAGAAGGTGGACGCGAATCCATCAACCTTGGAATCGAGTTTACAAGAACTGAAATCAGACGAAACAAGCCGTAGCAAGATCAATTTCATACTCTTCCTCGCCGACAATGATCCCACCACCGGTCAAAGCTGGTGTCCAG ACTGTGTTAGAGCTGAACCTGTGATTTACAAGACTCTAGAGGAATTTCCAGAGGAGGTGAAGCTAATTCGTGCTTACGCCGGAGACAGACCGACGTGGCGGACTCCGGCGCATCCTTGGAGAGTTGATTCTCGGTTTAAACTAACCGGAGTACCAACTCTTGTTCGTTGGGATGGTGACTCTGTTAAAGGACGTCTTGAAGATCATCAAGCTCACCTTCCTCACTTGATTCTTCCCCTTCTTGCACCATCCACTTGA
- a CDS encoding late embryogenesis abundant protein, group 2 (unknown protein; FUNCTIONS IN: molecular_function unknown; INVOLVED IN: biological_process unknown; LOCATED IN: plasma membrane; EXPRESSED IN: 19 plant structures; EXPRESSED DURING: 11 growth stages; BEST Arabidopsis thaliana protein match is: unknown protein (TAIR:AT1G45688.1); Has 1807 Blast hits to 1807 proteins in 277 species: Archae - 0; Bacteria - 0; Metazoa - 736; Fungi - 347; Plants - 385; Viruses - 0; Other Eukaryotes - 339 (source: NCBI BLink).), translating into MHAKTDSEVTSLSASSPTRSPRRPAYFVQSPSRDSHDGEKTATSFHSTPVLTSPMGSPPHSHSSSSRFSKINGSKRKGHAGEKQFAMIEEEGLLDDGDREQEALPRRCYVLAFIVGFSLLFAFFSLILYAAAKPQKPKISVKSITFEQLKVQAGQDAGGIGTDMITMNATLRMLYRNTGTFFGVHVTSSPIDLSFSQITIGSGSIKKFYQSRKSQRTVVVNVLGDKIPLYGSGSTLVPPPPPAPIPKPKKKKGPIVIVEPPAPPAPVPMRLNFTVRSRAYVLGKLVQPKFYKRIVCLINFEHKKLSKHIPITNNCTVTSI; encoded by the exons ATGCACGCGAAGACCGACTCCGAGGTGACAAGCCTCTCAGCTTCATCGCCGACTAGATCTCCCCGTCGACCAGCCTACTTCGTCCAATCTCCATCACGTGACTCCCACGATGGGGAGAAAACAGCAACATCATTCCACTCAACACCGGTACTCACCAGCCCGATGGGATCTCCACCACATTCTCACTCTTCCTCAAGCCGCTTCTCCAAGATCAACGGCTCAAAACGTAAGGGCCACGCTGGAGAAAAACAGTTCGCtatgattgaagaagaaggtctTCTTGATGATGGAGATAGAGAACAAGAAGCTTTGCCTCGTCGATGTTATGTTTTAGCTTTCATTGTTGGATTCTCTCTactctttgctttcttctctttgattctttatgCAGCTGCTAAACCTCAGAAACCTAAGATCTCTGTTAAG AGTATAACGTTTGAGCAACTTAAGGTTCAAGCTGGACAAGATGCTGGAGGTATAGGAACTGATATGATCACTATGAACGCGACACTGAGAATGTTGTACCGTAACACTGGTACTTTCTTTGGTGTTCATGTCACTTCTTCTCCGATTGATCTTAGCTTCTCGCAGATCACTATTGGCTCTGGCTCT ATTAAGAAGTTTTATCAGTCAAGGAAAAGCCAAAGAACAGTGGTGGTGAATGTACTTGGAGACAAGATTCCACTCTATGGAAGTGGCTCAACATTAGtcccaccaccacctcctgcACCAATTCCAAaacccaagaagaagaaaggaccTATCGTTATCGTCGAACCACCAGCGCCTCCTGCTCCAGTACCGATGAGGCTAAACTTCACCGTTAGATCTCGAGCTTACGTGTTGGGGAAGTTAGTTCAACCTAAGTTTTACAAGAGAATCGTGTGCTTGATTAATTTCGAACACAAGAAACTCAGTAAACATATTCCCATCACGAATAACTGCACTGTCACATctatttaa
- a CDS encoding Cysteine/Histidine-rich C1 domain family protein (Cysteine/Histidine-rich C1 domain family protein; INVOLVED IN: biological_process unknown; LOCATED IN: cellular_component unknown; EXPRESSED IN: sperm cell, hypocotyl; CONTAINS InterPro DOMAIN/s: DC1 (InterPro:IPR004146), C1-like (InterPro:IPR011424); BEST Arabidopsis thaliana protein match is: Cysteine/Histidine-rich C1 domain family protein (TAIR:AT3G27473.1).), translating into MSLYFEGHEHHVSIIKHRDGLECDACDRSFGDVISCGECKFTVHRKCVFMFDIQEIFDHPSHDGHCLKLLTTGAPDDTDQKCHLCGKKTKRLLYHCSDCKLNVDIDCIIDYICARSPLKLPWHDHPLIKVDLGANMPCDFCNESGIDYCCPRCRFMIHERCASVFDSPEITHPSHVRHPLKLRSNGAPDYTNLNCHICGDATGNLLYHCDICKFNLNMRCAIREPTPVALSNMKVHEHTLTLMPRLISFVCDACGMKGDRAPYVCVQCDFMIFHQECAKLPRVIHVNHHDHRVSYKYPLGPGEWRCGVCWEEIDWSYGAYSCSLCPNYAMHSLCATRKDVWDGRELDGVLEEIEDIEPFKRNDDNTITHFTHEHNLSKDGITLKKSILCVACVCPIGTDTFYNCSESSCSFVLHETCANISKKKRHFLSPVPLVLCLQNQRNTETCNACQQVFCKGFIYSSFPKTVYREKFYDLQCSSITVPFFHGSHDHHLLFLKLGRGNVKTCECCGIVQKEYAIGCTKCNYFLDFRCATLPLTVRLPRYDDHPLTLCYGDEKASGKYSPNKEKQSETVLNCCQTIHLHGHFARIVNAVA; encoded by the exons ATGAGTTTGTACTTTGAAGGACACGAGCATCACGTATCAATCATTAAACATCGTGATGGTTTGGAATGCGATGCTTGCGATCGGTCGTTTGGGGATGTCATCTCATGCGGTGAATGCAAGTTTACTGTTCACAGGAAATGTGTATTTATGTTCGACATACAAGAGATATTCGACCACCCTTCTCATGATGGACATTGTCTCAAGCTTCTCACGACAGGAGCTCCTGATGACACCGACCAAAAATGTCATCTCTGCGGTAAAAAGACCAAGCGCCTTCTTTATCATTGCTCTGATTGTAAACTCAATGTGGATATTGATTGCATAATTGATTACATATGTGCTCGATCCCCTCTGAAATTGCCATGGCACGACCACCCTCTAATCAAGGTTGATCTCGGAGCTAATATGCCTTGCGACTTTTGTAATGAAAGTGGCATAGACTATTGTTGCCCTCGTTGCAGGTTCATGATTCATGAGAGATGTGCCTCTGTATTTGACTCACCAGAGATTACTCACCCTTCTCATGTCAGACACCCTCTTAAGCTTCGCAGCAATGGAGCTCCAGATTACACAAACTTAAATTGTCATATATGTGGAGATGCCACTGGGAACTTACTATATCATTGTGATATTTGTAAGTTCAACTTGAATATGCGTTGTGCGATTCGAGAACCCACACCAGTTGCTCTTTCAAATATGAAGGTCCATGAGCATACACTCACACTCATGCCAAGATTGATCTCCTTTGTTTGTGATGCTTGTGGGATGAAAGGCGACCGTGCTCCCTATGTATGTGTTCAATGCGATTTCATGATCTTCCATCAAGAGTGTGCTAAATTACCTCGTGTCATTCATGTCAACCACCATGACCACCGCGTTTCGTACAAGTATCCTCTTGGTCCCGGAGAATGGAGATGTGGAGTTTGTTGGGAAGAAATTGATTGGTCATATGGGGCTTATTCATGCTCTCTTTGTCCTAATTATGCTATGCATTCACTGTGTGCAACAAGGAAAGATGTATGGGATGGAAGAGAGCTTGATGGAGTacttgaagaaattgaagatatTGAGCCATTTAAGAGGAATGATGATAACACCATCACTCATTTCACTCATGAACATAACTTGAGCAAAGATGGTATTACTTTGAAGAAGAGCATCTTGTGTGTAGCATGTGTTTGTCCCATCGGTACCGACACATTCTACAACTGTTCAGAATCATCTTGCAGTTTCGTTCTCCACGAAACGTGTGCTaatatttcaaagaagaaaCGACATTTTCTGAGCCCAGTACCTCTCGTTCTTTGCCTCCAAAACCAACGCAACACAGAAACTTGCAATGCTTGTCAACAAGTTTTTTGCAAAGGATTTATCTACTCTTCATTTCCAAAAACTGTATATCGGGAAAAGTTCTATGACTTACAATGCAGTTCGATTACTGTTCCTTTTTTCCATGGAAGTCATGATCATCATTTACTCTTCCTTAAACTTGGACGCGGTAATGTGAAGACTTGCGAGTGTTGCGGCATCGTCCAAAAAGAGTATGCTATAGGTTGTACCAAATGCAATTACTTTTTGGATTTTCGTTGTGCCACTCTACCATTAACGGTAAGGCTTCCAAGGTATGATGATCATCCACTCACTCTTTGTTATGGTGATGAAAAAGCAAGCGGAAAAT ATTCTCCAAACAAGGAGAAACAATCAGAGACGGTGTTGAATTGCTGCCAAACAATACATCTTCACGGCCACTTTGCAAGAATTGTCAATGCCGTTGCCTAG